NNNNNNNNNNNNNNNNNNNNNNNNNNNNNNNNNNNNNNNNNNNNNNNNNNNNNNNNNNNNNNNNNNNNNNNNNNNNNNNNNNNNNNNNNNNNNNNNNNNNNNNNNNNNNNNNNNNNNNNNNNNNNNNNNNNNNNNNNNNNNNNNNNNNNNNNNNNNNNNNNNNNNNNNNNNNNNNNNNNNNNNNNNNNNNNNNNNNNNNNNNNNNNNNNNNNNNNNNNNNNNNNNNNNNNNNNNNNNNNNNNNNNNNNNNNNNNNNNNNNNNNNNNNNNNNNNNNNNNNNNNNNNNNNtgaacaccaagtttttggggttcatgaccggggattatgagagttgtgaaaagtattgttcacaatttcgcgcaccatcgGCCCACGCACCTTTCTTGCCGTCTAACCTCTTCTTGAGCCCTTGCAGGATGACCTTATTTGCGAACTCGACCTGCCCGTTTGTCTGTGGATGTTCTACCGAGGAGAATCTCTGCTTTATGCCTAGGCCGGTGAGGAATTCCGTGAACTTTTTGTCCGTGAATTGTGTCCCGTTGTCCGAGATGACGACCTCCGGGATACCAAACCGTGTTACGACTTGTCTCCACATGAATTTCCTGCAATTGGACGAGGATATGCTGGCCAGCGGTTCAgcctctatccattttgtgTAATAGTCGATGGCGACTATGAGGTACCTGACTTGCCCCGGGCCAACGGGAAAAGGTCCTAAGAGATCGACTCCCCATTGCGAGAATGGCCGAGAGGCCGTTAGCAAGTTGAGTTCAGAGGCGGGTGCGCGATGGAAGTTGGCGTTTTCTTGGCACTTGATACACCTCTTGACGAATTCCCTAGATTCGGCCATCATTGACGGCCAGTAATATCCTGCTCGGACTAACTTCCTCGCTAGGGCTTTGCCTCCTATATGGTGACCGCAGCATCCCTCATGGACTTCCCTGAGGACGTAGTCCGTCTGGTCGGGATGTAAACACTTCAGCAAGGGATGATTGAATCCTTTCCTGAAAAGCTGACCCTGGATGATGGCGTATCTGGCGGCTTCCCTTCTTAGCTTTTTGGCATCTTTTTCGTCGTCGGGGATCTTGCCGCTTTCTAGGAAGTCGGTAATGGGATCCAACCAGGAGGGGCTTAGCTTCGAGAGGTGTAATGTGACTGCTGGCTCTTTTGATTTTCCTTGGATTAGAGACCGGTTACCCTCTCCCGGTTTGGTGCTAGCCAACTTTGACAAGAGGTCTGCTCGTGTGTTCTTTTCTCTCGGGACGTGCTGGATTGTAACTTCTTCAAACTTTCGGCTCAAGTCCTTAACTTTTTCCAAGTATTTCGGTAGCAGCGAGTCCCTAGCTTGATAGCTCCCGTTTACTTGGGAGGTGACGATTTGCGAATCGCTGCATACCTCCAACCTCGTTGCCCCGACCTCCGATGCTAGGGTTAGGCCTCCTATGAGGGCTTCGTACTCTGCTTGGTTGTTTGAAATGGGAAAATCGAACTTAATCGATTGCTCGTATACGACTCCAGCCGGGCTTTCCAGGATAACCCCGGCCCCCCGAACGTTTGGTTGGAGGCTCCGTCTACATGGAGTTTCCACCGTGTGTTCGTGTCTTCAGTTGGGTCCCCCGCTACTTCCACTAGAAAGTCCACCATCGCCTGCGCTTTGATTGCCTGCCGGGGTTCATACTGTATGTCGTATTGAGAGAGCTCAATCGACCAGGTCATCATTCTCCCTACCAAGTCGGGTTTTTGAAGTACTTGTCGGATCCCCTGATCTGTTCTCACGACGATCCGGTGGCTTTGGAAGTACTGCTTTAATCTTCTCGAAGAGGTCAGCAGCGCCAGAGCTAACTTCTCCAATTTGTTATATCTCAACTCTGCCCCTTGTAAGGCCCTGCTGACAAAATAGATCGGTTGTTGCGTCCTTCCTTCTTCTCGAACTAAAACTGAGGCCAAGGCTTCTCCTGTTATGGCGAGGTAGAGGTACAATGGCTCCCCCTCCTTTGGTTTCCCGAGGACGGGTGGTGTCGCCAGGATTTCTTTAAAGTGTTGAAAGGCTTCCTCGCATGCGGGTGTCCATTCGAACGCTATTCCTTTCTTCATGAGATTGAAGAATGGTAGGGCCTTCGTTGCCGATGCTCCGAGAAACCGTGACAACGAAGTCAGCCGACCTGCTAGCCTTTGGACTTCCTTGATACTGCCCGGGCTCTTCATTTGGAGTATCGCCTGGCACTTCTCCGGGTTGGCTTCTACCCCTCTTTGGGTTATCATGAACCCGAGAAATTTTCCAGCTTCCATGGCGAAAGCACACTTGAGGGGGTTTAGCCTCATGCCGTGTTGTCGGAGGGACACGAATACACTTGCCAAGTCACTCAAAAGGTCGTCAGGTCGTGTTGTCTTTGCGAGgatgtcatccacgtagactTCAACTGTCTTTCCTATGAGGTCGTGGAATATCCTGTTCATCAGCCTCTGATACGTTGCCCCCGCATTTTTTAGGCCGAATGGCATTACCTTATAGCAGAAAGTTCCTCCTGGCGTTATGAACGCCGTCTTGTCTTCGTCTGGgcggtgcatcggtatctggtTGTAACCGGAATAGGCATCCATGAAACTTAGATACCGGTATCCTGCCGCAGCGTCGACGAGTGCATCTATGTTAGGGAGGGGGAAGCAATCCTTaggacatgctttgttgaggtcggaaTAGTccacgcacattctccacttgccGTTGTGCTTTTTTACCAATACCACATTTGAGAGCCATGTCGAGTAGTCCACTTCCCGTATGAAACCCGCTTCCAGGAGGCTGGCCGTCTGTCTGGCCACCTCCTCCGCTCTTTCCGCCGACATCTTTCTCCTTCGTTGGGCCACTGGGCGTGCTTCCGCCTTGACGGCTAGGTGGTGCGAGATGATTTTtgggtctatgcccggcatgtcggctGGGGTCCAAGAAAATAAGTCACTGTTGGCTCTTATCATTTCGACCAAAGGTTCCTTCAACTCGTGTGGGAGGTTTTTGTTGACGAATGTGAACCTTCCCTCTTCGTCACCGAGTCTGAACTTCTCCAGATCCCCTTCTGGCTCCGGTCTGGGCTTGTCGTCTACTCTGGCGTCCAGGTCGGCTAGGAACACGCCGGACGCCTCTTTAGACTTCTTTCTGAGGGAGAGACTGGCATTGTCACAAGCGACCGCCGTCTCAAGGTCTCCCCTTATGGATCCTATGGATCCGTCATCGGTAACGAATTTCATGATTAGCAGCTTTGTGTTGATTATGGCTTCGAAATCATTGATCGTTTTTCTTCCCAGAATGATATTATAGGCGGTGGAGTCTCGGAGGATCACGAACTCGGCCATCGCCGATCTCCTGCCCTGGGGTTGTCCTATTGAGATTGGCAAGGATATTATTCCATCCGATTTGATGAAGTGGTCGCCCAATCCTATCACCCCGTGTTGATGAGTCGTCAGATCGGCATCTTTTAATCCCAACGCATCGAACACGTTGCGGAACATGATGTTTGAATCTGCTCCTGTGTCAACAAGGATGCGCTTGACAAGGCCGGTCCCCACTCTGGCCGTTATGACCATGGGTGGGTTTTCCGAGACGTCGTCGAACCATTGGTCTTCTGGGCCGAAAGAAATGGATGGAGGCTTCTTAGAGCTTCGCGTCGACGAGGAGGAGATCGACAATATCCTGGCGTCCTTCTTATGTGCGGATTTGGATCTTGGTGCAGCGTTTTGGCCGTAACTACGTTTATCACCGTGAGGCCGTGTTCTCCGCCTTCTGGCTCTTGTCGCCTTTTTGCCGAACGGGTTTTGCCTTCCTCGTCTTGGTCGCGGTAGCGCCTCCTTGGCTCCCTGATCAGGTGGGAGAAGGCCGCCAACTTACCTTCCCTTATCGCTTGTTCCAATGCATCCTTCAAGTCGAAGCAATCCTGCGTTAGGTGACCGTAACCCTTGTGGTAATCGCAATAAAGGTTCTTGTTCCCTCCGGTGCGGTCTTTGAGTGGTCGGGGCTTCGGCAGGATTCCTTTCTCGGCTATTTGTTGGTAGACTTCCACGATGGGGAGATTAAGCGGAGTGTAGTTGGTGAATTTTCCTACTCGggggaatgttcttggtgcccTACTCAGAGCCTCTTCTCTGGTTTGTCCTTTTGGTCTTTCCCCATTGCCCTGTTGCCGGGCTTGATTGTAGCCGGGCTGCCGTTTGTTGGCGGCCACAACTCGGCTGACTTCCTCGTCGTTTATGTACTCCTTGGCCACCGTCTGGATTTCATGCATTGTCCAAACCGGTTTCGTGGTAAGGTGTTTTCGGAAGTTCTCGTTGAGGAGGCCGTTTGTTAGGCAAAGACTGGCCACCGAGTCGGTTAAGCCGTCGATTTCCAAGCATTCGTCGTTGAACCGATCTAGGTACCTCCTTGTCGGTTCCCCTTGTCTCTGGGTTACCCCTAGAAG
The genomic region above belongs to Arachis duranensis cultivar V14167 chromosome 3, aradu.V14167.gnm2.J7QH, whole genome shotgun sequence and contains:
- the LOC110278774 gene encoding uncharacterized protein LOC110278774, with translation MEVVLGPGDQARAAGAEGAASVASLRGRRRSPQQHTRTRPFGGTGGDSAIIMQELRHRVQNLERQLADRERDGRTTDPSYTPSPGSEEEDSHRSRPRRTSASRMEAESTREESPIPRRRNDRIIYSRGRPTRRAARGREDEEGRSERTRQPVIMGVTPFHRSILEVRLPKHFDKLTDMRYDGTQDPLEHLTAFEARMNLEGVGDEVRCRAFPVTLAGPAIRWFNSLPQGSIYNFSDISRAFLAQFTTRIAKAKHPINLLGVTQRQGEPTRRYLDRFNDECLEIDGLTDSVASLCLTNGLLNENFRKHLTTKPVWTMHEIQTVAKEYINDEEVSRVVAANKRQPGYNQARQQGNGERPKGQTREEALSRAPRTFPRVGKFTNYTPLNLPIVEVYQQIAEKGILPKPRPLKDRTGGNKNLYCDYHKGYGHLTQDCFDLKDALEQAIREGKLAAFSHLIREPRRRYRDQDEEGKTRSAKRRQEPEGGEHGLTVINVVTAKTLHQDPNPHIRRTPGYCRSPPRRREALRSLHPFLSAQKTNGSTTSRKTHPWS